From a region of the Flavobacterium branchiarum genome:
- a CDS encoding beta-ketoacyl-ACP synthase III, producing the protein MNTITAAITAVGAYVPDFVLSNKVLETMVDTNDEWITTRTGIKERRILKDADKGTSFLAIKAAQDLIAKANIDPLEIDMVIMATATADMPVASTGVYVATEIGATNAFAYDLQAACSSFLYGMSTAAAYIQSGRYKKVLLIGADKMSSIVDYTDRSTCIIFGDGAGAVLFEPNYEGLGLQDEYLRSDGVGRDFLKIPAGGSLIPTTLETVQNNRHNIIQDGKTVFKYAVTNMADASELILKRNNLTNQDVSWLVPHQANKRIIDATASRMNLDDSKVLMNIERYGNTTSATLPLVLSDFEHLLKKGDNVIFAAFGGGFTWGSIYLKWAYDKK; encoded by the coding sequence ATGAATACAATCACAGCCGCAATAACCGCTGTTGGAGCTTATGTTCCAGACTTTGTACTTTCAAACAAAGTCTTAGAAACTATGGTAGATACCAATGATGAATGGATAACTACCCGCACCGGAATAAAAGAAAGAAGAATTCTTAAAGATGCTGATAAAGGAACTTCATTTCTTGCTATAAAAGCAGCACAAGATTTAATAGCCAAAGCTAATATTGATCCATTGGAGATTGATATGGTGATAATGGCAACAGCTACAGCAGATATGCCAGTAGCTTCTACAGGAGTTTATGTTGCAACAGAAATTGGAGCAACAAATGCCTTTGCATATGATTTACAAGCTGCTTGTTCGAGTTTTCTTTACGGAATGTCTACAGCTGCCGCATATATCCAGTCAGGAAGATATAAAAAAGTATTACTAATAGGAGCAGATAAAATGTCTTCGATAGTAGATTATACGGATAGATCTACTTGTATCATATTTGGAGATGGAGCAGGAGCAGTATTGTTCGAACCAAATTATGAAGGTTTGGGATTGCAAGATGAATACTTGAGAAGTGACGGTGTTGGTCGTGATTTCTTAAAAATACCAGCTGGAGGATCATTAATTCCTACTACTTTAGAAACAGTTCAAAATAACAGACATAATATTATACAAGATGGGAAAACCGTTTTTAAATATGCTGTTACAAATATGGCTGATGCTAGCGAATTAATTCTTAAGAGAAATAATTTAACAAATCAAGATGTAAGTTGGTTAGTGCCGCATCAGGCAAACAAACGTATTATTGATGCTACTGCAAGCAGAATGAATTTAGATGACTCAAAAGTATTAATGAATATCGAAAGATATGGTAATACAACATCAGCTACATTGCCATTGGTACTTAGCGATTTTGAGCATTTGTTGAAAAAAGGAGATAACGTTATTTTTGCCGCTTTTGGAGGTGGATTCACTTGGGGATCTATTTACCTAAAATGGGCTTACGATAAAAAATAA
- a CDS encoding YceD family protein: protein MSKTKEYLIPFVGLKLGKHHFEYQISNVFFEGFDYEEFQNSDIKVNLVLEKKSNMLELAFKHVGTVNVPCDLTSEDFDLPLKGKMKLLVRFGEAFNNENEELLILPFGEFEIDVAQYIYEMIALSVPLKRIHPGIKDGSLKTEALDKLNELTIKEQKEESTKEEDIDPRWDKLKKLLTDK, encoded by the coding sequence ATGAGCAAGACAAAAGAATATTTAATTCCATTCGTAGGATTAAAGTTAGGTAAACACCATTTTGAGTATCAAATAAGTAATGTGTTCTTTGAAGGCTTTGATTATGAGGAATTTCAAAATTCAGATATCAAAGTAAATTTAGTTTTAGAGAAGAAAAGCAATATGTTGGAGTTGGCTTTCAAGCATGTAGGGACAGTAAATGTGCCTTGTGACTTAACAAGCGAAGATTTTGATTTGCCATTAAAAGGTAAAATGAAATTGTTAGTTCGTTTTGGAGAAGCTTTTAACAATGAAAATGAAGAATTGCTTATTCTACCTTTTGGTGAGTTTGAAATAGATGTAGCACAATATATCTATGAAATGATTGCACTTTCGGTGCCTCTAAAAAGAATTCATCCAGGAATTAAAGATGGAAGTTTAAAGACAGAAGCTTTGGATAAACTGAATGAGTTGACTATAAAAGAACAAAAAGAAGAGAGTACAAAAGAAGAAGATATTGACCCTCGTTGGGACAAATTAAAGAAACTATTAACGGATAAATAA
- a CDS encoding ATP-dependent nuclease: MYLSELKLWNFRKYGSETFDLNKPDLVMPFIKGLNLLIGENDSGKSAILDAIKLVLKTHAYEWIKVDDSDFYVDSNNHKSEKLRIEIHFSDISNDEAKNFIEWCGWAEEVKGDGKMRPKLILIYQAEIRDNRIIPSDVKAGMDGVGHLLNAEAREYLKCTYLKALRDADSELTAKKNSRLSQILQQHDLFKKKKKIPPHYLEDVFNKTNETVKKYFNNDEKVEGRGSNKELISNPINSFLQKFVNSDFQSKFDLNTPDIKNILEKISLGIEGKDNLGLGTMNRLFMAAELLHLERKNWSGLRLCMIEELEAHLHPQAQMKIIEALIEESDKGVQFILTTHSPNIASKVDLKSLIICKNNDAFPMGEENTKLNKDDYIYLERFLDVTKSNLFFAKGIVIVEGWSEEILIPEIAKKIGNDLTQREVSIINVASVAYLHFANVFLRNDDKKMKVPVAIITDLDNRPNEEGKFKKYEELDNDLDKSIKTKYDNLEKLKTDYTKTDISLELAKEWTLEWCLFNSPTLSELFKESLKNTHPTIFKQNFDDFIPMLKKEKPTNLNKVKLAANLADKIKRDKKITKVDLEKDEYLKYIILSIKHACNHGI; this comes from the coding sequence ATGTATTTGTCAGAATTAAAACTTTGGAATTTTAGAAAATATGGCTCAGAAACTTTTGATCTTAACAAACCCGATTTAGTTATGCCTTTTATAAAAGGATTAAATCTTTTAATTGGAGAAAATGATTCTGGTAAAAGTGCCATTTTAGATGCTATTAAATTAGTATTAAAAACACATGCTTATGAATGGATTAAAGTTGATGATTCTGATTTTTATGTTGATAGTAATAATCATAAATCTGAAAAGCTTAGAATTGAAATTCATTTTTCAGATATTTCAAATGATGAAGCTAAAAATTTTATAGAATGGTGTGGTTGGGCTGAAGAAGTGAAAGGAGATGGTAAAATGAGACCAAAACTCATTTTAATTTATCAAGCAGAAATACGAGACAATCGAATCATTCCTTCAGATGTTAAAGCTGGAATGGATGGGGTTGGCCATTTATTGAATGCAGAAGCTAGAGAGTATTTAAAATGTACATATTTAAAGGCTTTAAGAGATGCAGATAGTGAATTAACGGCAAAAAAAAATTCTAGATTATCTCAAATACTTCAACAACACGATTTATTTAAAAAGAAAAAGAAAATACCGCCTCATTATCTTGAAGATGTTTTTAACAAAACCAATGAAACAGTAAAAAAATATTTTAATAATGATGAGAAAGTTGAAGGTAGAGGTAGTAATAAAGAACTCATTTCTAATCCTATTAACAGCTTTTTACAAAAATTTGTTAATTCCGACTTCCAATCAAAGTTTGATTTAAATACTCCTGATATAAAAAATATTTTAGAAAAAATTTCTTTAGGTATTGAAGGTAAAGATAATTTAGGCTTAGGGACGATGAATCGTCTTTTTATGGCAGCTGAGCTACTTCACTTAGAGAGAAAAAATTGGAGTGGATTAAGACTTTGCATGATTGAAGAATTAGAAGCACATCTTCATCCGCAAGCTCAAATGAAAATTATTGAAGCGTTAATTGAAGAATCCGACAAAGGAGTACAATTTATATTAACAACTCATAGTCCAAATATTGCTTCTAAAGTTGATTTGAAATCCTTAATCATTTGCAAAAATAATGATGCGTTTCCAATGGGTGAAGAAAACACTAAATTAAACAAAGATGATTATATTTATTTAGAACGTTTTTTAGATGTTACTAAATCTAATTTGTTTTTTGCAAAGGGCATAGTTATAGTTGAGGGTTGGTCAGAGGAAATTTTGATTCCTGAGATAGCAAAAAAAATAGGAAATGATTTGACTCAAAGAGAAGTTTCTATAATTAACGTAGCTTCTGTTGCCTATTTACATTTCGCAAATGTCTTCTTAAGAAATGATGACAAAAAAATGAAAGTTCCAGTAGCAATTATTACAGATTTAGATAATAGGCCAAATGAAGAAGGGAAATTCAAAAAATATGAAGAATTAGATAATGATCTTGATAAGAGCATTAAAACTAAATATGATAATTTAGAAAAACTTAAAACTGATTATACAAAAACAGATATTAGTTTAGAGCTAGCAAAAGAATGGACATTGGAATGGTGTCTCTTTAACTCTCCAACATTATCTGAACTTTTTAAAGAATCTTTAAAAAACACACACCCAACAATTTTCAAACAAAATTTTGATGATTTTATACCAATGTTAAAAAAGGAAAAGCCTACGAATTTAAACAAAGTCAAGCTAGCTGCAAATCTTGCCGATAAAATCAAAAGAGATAAAAAAATAACAAAAGTTGATCTTGAAAAAGATGAGTATCTAAAATACATTATTCTTTCAATTAAACATGCTTGTAATCATGGAATTTGA
- the accC gene encoding acetyl-CoA carboxylase biotin carboxylase subunit gives MFKKILIANRGEIALRVIRTCKEMGIKTVAVYSTADAESLHVKFADEAVCIGPPPSNLSYLKMSNIIAAAEITNADAIHPGYGFLSENSKFSKICQEHGIKFIGAAPEMIDRMGDKASAKATMKEAGVPCVPGSDGLLESFEQTQKLAEEFGYPVMLKATAGGGGKGMRAVWKAEDLQKAWDSARQESLAAFGNDGMYLEKLIEEPRHIEIQVVGDSYGKACHLSERDCSVQRRHQKLTEETPSPFMTDELRTKMGEAAVKAAEFIKYEGAGTVEFLVDKHRNFYFMEMNTRIQVEHPITEQVIDYDLIREQIMVAAGIPISGKNYLPELHAIECRINAEDPYNDFRPSPGKITTLHMPGGHGVRLDTHVYSGYSIPPNYDSMIAKLITTAQSREEAISKMRRALDEFVIEGVKTTIPFHRQLMDDPRYIAGDYTTAFMDTFKMKELE, from the coding sequence ATGTTTAAAAAAATATTAATTGCGAATAGAGGGGAAATTGCACTTCGTGTAATTCGTACATGTAAGGAAATGGGGATTAAGACTGTTGCAGTTTACTCTACAGCAGATGCTGAAAGCCTTCATGTTAAATTTGCAGATGAAGCCGTTTGTATAGGTCCTCCTCCGAGTAACTTATCGTATTTGAAAATGTCAAATATTATTGCTGCTGCTGAAATTACTAATGCAGATGCGATACATCCGGGATACGGATTTCTTTCAGAGAATTCAAAGTTTTCTAAAATATGTCAGGAACATGGAATCAAATTTATTGGTGCTGCTCCTGAAATGATTGATAGAATGGGTGATAAAGCTTCTGCCAAAGCTACAATGAAAGAAGCAGGAGTTCCTTGTGTACCAGGTTCAGATGGATTGTTAGAGTCATTCGAACAAACACAAAAATTAGCCGAAGAATTTGGCTACCCAGTAATGCTTAAAGCAACTGCTGGTGGTGGTGGAAAAGGAATGAGAGCTGTTTGGAAAGCTGAAGATCTTCAGAAAGCTTGGGATAGTGCACGTCAGGAATCATTAGCTGCTTTTGGTAATGACGGAATGTATCTAGAGAAATTAATTGAAGAGCCTCGTCATATCGAAATCCAAGTTGTTGGAGATTCATATGGTAAAGCATGTCACCTTTCAGAAAGAGATTGCTCAGTTCAACGTCGTCACCAAAAATTAACTGAAGAAACTCCTTCGCCATTCATGACTGATGAATTGCGTACTAAAATGGGTGAAGCTGCTGTTAAAGCTGCTGAGTTTATTAAGTATGAAGGAGCTGGAACAGTAGAGTTTCTTGTTGATAAACACAGAAATTTCTATTTCATGGAAATGAACACGCGTATTCAAGTTGAGCACCCTATTACAGAACAAGTTATTGATTATGACTTGATCCGTGAGCAAATTATGGTAGCAGCTGGAATTCCAATTTCTGGAAAAAATTATTTACCAGAATTACACGCTATAGAATGTCGTATTAATGCAGAAGATCCATATAATGATTTTCGTCCTTCACCAGGAAAAATTACTACGCTTCACATGCCAGGAGGTCACGGTGTACGTTTAGATACGCACGTGTATTCTGGGTATAGCATTCCTCCAAATTATGATTCGATGATTGCTAAATTAATTACTACTGCACAATCTCGTGAAGAAGCAATTAGCAAAATGAGAAGAGCTTTGGATGAATTTGTAATCGAAGGTGTGAAAACAACAATTCCTTTTCACAGACAGTTAATGGATGATCCACGTTATATTGCAGGTGATTATACAACTGCTTTTATGGATACGTTTAAAATGAAAGAGCTAGAATAG
- a CDS encoding helix-turn-helix domain-containing protein, giving the protein MEQKIHQGRNIKRFREMLNIKQEALAYDLGEDWNQKKISMLEQKDVIEDNLLKQISAVLKIPVEAFRNFDEEHAINIISNTFGDNSIGYQKNDNPNFNPIEQVLKMHEEKIVLYERMLKEKDEMMARLEKLINK; this is encoded by the coding sequence ATGGAACAAAAAATACATCAGGGAAGAAACATAAAACGTTTCAGAGAAATGCTTAATATAAAGCAAGAGGCGTTAGCTTATGATTTGGGAGAAGACTGGAATCAGAAGAAAATTTCTATGCTTGAGCAGAAAGATGTAATTGAAGATAATCTGCTTAAACAGATCTCAGCAGTATTAAAAATTCCAGTTGAAGCTTTTCGGAACTTTGACGAAGAGCATGCAATAAATATTATTTCTAATACTTTTGGAGATAATAGTATTGGATATCAGAAAAATGATAATCCTAATTTTAATCCCATAGAGCAAGTATTAAAGATGCATGAAGAAAAAATTGTTTTGTACGAGCGTATGTTGAAAGAGAAAGATGAAATGATGGCAAGGCTTGAAAAATTAATCAATAAATAG
- the accB gene encoding acetyl-CoA carboxylase biotin carboxyl carrier protein gives MDLKEIQNLIKFVANSGVAEVKLEMDDVKITIRTTLEGNVTETTYVQQLPVQATLPQTVVPQAAPVATTTEAPAAAENSNLITIKSPIIGTFYRKPSPDKPAFAEVGTTIAKGDVLCVIEAMKLFNEIESEVSGKIVKILVDDMSPVEFDQPLFLVDPS, from the coding sequence ATGGATTTAAAAGAAATTCAAAACCTAATCAAATTTGTAGCAAATTCGGGAGTTGCTGAAGTAAAGTTGGAGATGGACGATGTTAAAATCACTATTAGAACAACTTTAGAAGGTAATGTAACAGAAACCACGTATGTTCAACAATTACCAGTTCAAGCAACGTTACCGCAAACTGTAGTACCTCAAGCTGCTCCAGTAGCAACAACTACAGAAGCTCCGGCTGCAGCAGAAAACTCAAACTTGATCACTATAAAATCACCAATTATTGGAACGTTTTATAGAAAACCTTCACCAGACAAACCTGCATTTGCAGAGGTAGGTACAACAATTGCAAAAGGAGATGTTCTTTGTGTTATTGAAGCAATGAAATTATTCAATGAAATTGAATCTGAAGTTTCTGGTAAAATTGTTAAGATTTTAGTAGATGATATGTCTCCAGTTGAGTTTGATCAACCATTGTTTTTAGTAGATCCATCATAA
- a CDS encoding riboflavin synthase — MFTGIIETLGNVVEIRKDRDNLHITVDSSITNELKIDQSVSHNGICLTVVNIQDSLYTVTAIAETVQKTNIGDWKVGDIINLERGMKLGDRLDGHIVQGHVDQTGNCIAIEEANGSWNYTFEYDEKLNNITIEKGSITVNGVSLTVVNSKKNQFGVSIIPYTFENTNFKDFNIGTKINLEFDVIGKYVSRLYQNN, encoded by the coding sequence ATGTTTACAGGAATCATAGAAACCCTTGGCAATGTAGTCGAAATAAGAAAAGACAGAGATAATCTACACATAACTGTAGACTCTTCTATTACAAATGAACTTAAAATCGACCAAAGTGTCTCCCATAATGGCATTTGCTTAACGGTTGTAAATATACAAGACTCACTTTATACCGTTACAGCCATCGCCGAAACCGTGCAAAAAACAAATATTGGTGATTGGAAAGTTGGAGACATCATCAACCTTGAAAGAGGCATGAAACTAGGTGACCGTCTTGACGGCCATATTGTGCAAGGTCACGTAGACCAAACAGGAAACTGTATTGCCATAGAAGAAGCCAATGGTAGTTGGAACTACACCTTCGAATATGACGAAAAATTGAACAATATTACTATCGAAAAAGGATCAATTACCGTAAACGGAGTTAGCTTGACAGTGGTGAATTCTAAAAAAAATCAGTTTGGCGTATCTATAATCCCATACACATTTGAGAATACTAATTTTAAAGATTTCAACATTGGAACCAAAATAAATTTAGAGTTCGATGTAATTGGTAAATATGTATCAAGATTATACCAAAACAACTAA
- the pdxA gene encoding 4-hydroxythreonine-4-phosphate dehydrogenase PdxA, which produces MIKNAENIIVGISIGDLNGIGSEVVLKTFEDSRMLELCTPVIFANVKILSFIKKNFTSTAMLHGIDKLDQILPGKINVYNLWKEGIDINLGTNNDKVGEYAIKSFVAATKALKEGIVDVLVTAPINKYNIQSETFKFPGHTDYLDQELEGNALMMMVQDNLRVGLLTDHIPLSEVASHLTEELIERKIQTIKESLIRDFSINKPKIAVLGLNPHCGDGGVIGKEDDEILKPTLKKMFDKGTLVFGPFPADGFFGSSQYEKYDAIVATYHDQGLIPFKTLSFGKGVNYTAGLNKVRTSPDHGTAYDIAGKDIADYNSFKEAVYLAIDIFRSRNQYEEISKKPLKIKEKQL; this is translated from the coding sequence ATGATAAAAAATGCAGAAAATATAATCGTCGGAATTTCAATAGGAGATTTAAACGGTATTGGAAGCGAAGTTGTTCTTAAAACATTCGAAGATTCTCGAATGCTAGAACTATGTACCCCAGTTATTTTTGCAAATGTAAAAATACTGTCGTTTATAAAAAAGAATTTCACATCAACAGCAATGTTGCATGGAATTGATAAACTAGATCAGATTTTACCCGGGAAAATCAATGTTTATAATCTTTGGAAAGAAGGTATTGATATAAATCTGGGAACTAATAATGATAAAGTAGGGGAATATGCGATAAAATCTTTTGTAGCTGCAACAAAGGCCTTAAAAGAAGGAATTGTAGATGTTTTAGTAACAGCACCTATTAATAAATATAATATTCAATCGGAAACATTTAAATTTCCGGGTCACACAGATTATTTGGATCAAGAATTAGAAGGTAATGCTTTAATGATGATGGTTCAAGATAATTTAAGAGTTGGTTTGTTAACAGATCATATTCCGTTAAGCGAGGTAGCGTCACATCTTACAGAAGAATTGATTGAGCGAAAAATTCAAACAATTAAGGAGTCGTTAATTCGTGATTTCAGTATCAATAAACCCAAAATTGCAGTTTTAGGACTGAATCCGCATTGTGGAGATGGAGGCGTAATTGGTAAAGAGGATGATGAGATTTTGAAACCAACGTTAAAGAAAATGTTTGATAAAGGAACATTGGTTTTCGGACCATTTCCTGCAGATGGTTTTTTTGGAAGCAGTCAGTATGAAAAATATGATGCTATTGTGGCAACGTATCACGATCAAGGATTGATACCTTTTAAAACATTGTCATTTGGTAAAGGGGTTAATTATACAGCAGGTTTAAATAAGGTTAGAACCTCGCCAGATCACGGTACAGCGTATGATATAGCAGGAAAAGATATTGCAGATTACAATTCATTTAAGGAGGCTGTTTATTTAGCAATAGACATATTTCGCTCACGTAATCAATATGAGGAGATTAGTAAAAAACCTCTTAAAATAAAAGAAAAACAGTTATAA
- a CDS encoding DNA cytosine methyltransferase, whose amino-acid sequence MEVIERISIDEFDEKKYLSKLVGPFDKAVLTHYLHNYGDDDVSKHYEKDAMKVLNNFVQYKQKEEQVEVVAEDVLDQLLSEVRNASFPTPEKSTFKFIDLFAGIGGFRLAMQNVGGKCVFTSEWELGAQKTYRKNFGEAPFGDITNEQVKNYIPQEFDVLCAGFPCQAFSIAGNQKGFADTRGTLFFDIEQIVLKHRPKVVFLENVKNLVSHDKGNTFKTILDILEKKLGYKVYTKILNSMTHANVPQNRERIFIVAFDPNQVKHFSDFKFPSEIELTKTIHDILEKGKQADNLYYSKDHAYFPELEKAMTSRDTVYQWRRVYARENKSNVCPTLTANMGTGGHNVPLIRDEFGIRKLTPKECFLFQGYPENYVLPSLANSKLYMQAGNSVTTTLIERISSEITNVLNRSEQ is encoded by the coding sequence ATGGAGGTAATTGAAAGAATAAGTATTGATGAATTTGATGAAAAAAAATATCTATCAAAACTTGTTGGACCATTCGATAAGGCTGTATTAACCCATTACTTGCATAATTACGGAGACGACGATGTTTCAAAGCATTATGAAAAAGATGCTATGAAAGTTCTAAATAATTTTGTTCAATACAAACAAAAGGAAGAGCAAGTTGAGGTGGTTGCGGAAGATGTTTTGGATCAATTACTTTCTGAAGTCCGAAACGCATCATTTCCAACTCCAGAAAAAAGTACATTTAAATTCATTGATCTTTTTGCAGGAATTGGAGGTTTTAGACTTGCTATGCAAAATGTAGGAGGTAAATGTGTTTTTACAAGCGAGTGGGAGCTAGGTGCTCAAAAAACATATAGAAAGAATTTCGGCGAAGCTCCGTTTGGTGATATTACAAATGAGCAAGTAAAAAATTATATTCCACAGGAATTTGATGTTTTGTGTGCGGGTTTTCCTTGTCAAGCATTTTCTATTGCCGGAAATCAAAAAGGATTTGCTGATACACGAGGGACATTGTTTTTTGATATCGAACAAATAGTTCTTAAGCACAGACCTAAAGTTGTTTTTTTGGAGAATGTGAAGAATTTAGTTTCTCATGATAAAGGGAATACATTTAAAACTATTCTTGATATTCTAGAGAAAAAATTGGGTTACAAGGTTTATACAAAAATTTTGAATTCAATGACGCATGCCAATGTACCACAAAACCGTGAGAGAATTTTTATAGTTGCATTTGATCCAAATCAAGTAAAGCATTTTTCGGATTTTAAGTTCCCATCGGAGATTGAATTGACAAAAACGATTCACGATATTTTAGAAAAAGGAAAGCAAGCAGATAATTTGTATTACAGTAAGGATCATGCTTATTTTCCAGAGCTTGAAAAAGCAATGACTTCAAGAGATACCGTTTATCAATGGCGTAGGGTTTATGCAAGAGAAAATAAAAGTAATGTTTGTCCAACATTAACGGCAAATATGGGTACAGGAGGACATAATGTTCCGCTTATTAGGGATGAATTCGGAATCAGGAAATTAACGCCAAAGGAGTGTTTTTTATTCCAAGGTTATCCAGAAAATTATGTTTTACCAAGTTTGGCAAACAGTAAGCTTTATATGCAGGCAGGGAATTCTGTAACTACAACTTTGATAGAGCGAATTAGTAGCGAAATCACGAATGTTTTGAATCGTTCGGAGCAATAA
- the rpmF gene encoding 50S ribosomal protein L32, which produces MAHPKRKISKTRRDKRRTHYKATVAQIATCPITGEAHLYHRAYWHEGKMYYRGQVVIDKSVAVA; this is translated from the coding sequence ATGGCACATCCTAAGAGAAAAATCTCGAAAACAAGAAGAGATAAGAGAAGAACACATTATAAAGCTACTGTAGCTCAAATCGCTACATGTCCTATTACTGGAGAAGCGCATTTATACCACAGAGCTTACTGGCATGAAGGGAAAATGTATTACAGAGGGCAAGTTGTTATAGATAAATCTGTAGCTGTTGCTTAA
- a CDS encoding restriction endonuclease — protein MIFLKTQSEQNIEKYTNSLKAIGAFSNLFSSSEKPFIQYRVAENAFCEAFTAENLARADVAYDAIINGCGIGIKTFILSGSSKIEKVAEFNSRSAELRLLKGIDLANKLADCRNERIKFADRSYKTTNRIYHIIGRDKLELKIFEIPYDLIDKASIEIIAENKTSLKFKDSLNEYNFNISKSVLMKRFFVPKEHIKIDVEILKDPISVLLDLVKPDSQLSTKFINKNEIISSIGQLTQDELIPFKDYVILPLYSPNAKKLAKEPIVPLKSQLNQWNAGGRARDFGEVYISIPAETRNNAPDFFPSKDTIFNLKIPNGNVFSAKVCQQDSKALMTNPNNAMADWILREILALAEGEILTYDKLKEIGYDSVKITKSSNDEYFIDFTPLDEYEKFIEKSKEDLA, from the coding sequence ATGATTTTTTTAAAAACACAATCTGAACAAAATATTGAAAAATACACCAACTCATTAAAAGCTATTGGTGCATTTTCAAATTTATTTAGCTCGTCCGAAAAACCATTTATTCAATATAGAGTCGCTGAAAACGCATTTTGTGAAGCTTTTACAGCCGAGAATTTAGCTAGAGCTGATGTTGCCTATGACGCAATTATAAATGGATGCGGAATCGGTATTAAAACTTTCATCTTATCTGGGAGTTCTAAAATAGAAAAAGTTGCCGAATTTAATTCTCGTAGCGCCGAATTAAGACTTTTAAAAGGAATTGATTTAGCAAACAAACTAGCCGACTGTAGAAATGAAAGAATCAAATTTGCTGACAGATCCTACAAAACAACCAATAGAATTTACCACATAATAGGCAGAGACAAACTTGAATTAAAAATTTTCGAAATCCCTTATGACCTAATAGACAAAGCATCTATAGAAATAATTGCAGAGAACAAAACTTCTTTAAAATTCAAAGATTCACTAAACGAATACAATTTTAATATATCCAAAAGTGTTTTAATGAAGCGCTTTTTCGTCCCTAAAGAGCACATTAAAATTGATGTTGAAATACTTAAAGATCCAATTAGCGTATTACTAGACTTAGTTAAGCCTGACTCACAATTAAGCACGAAATTCATCAACAAGAATGAAATAATTAGCTCTATCGGTCAACTTACGCAGGACGAACTTATACCATTTAAAGACTATGTAATATTACCACTATACTCTCCCAATGCAAAAAAACTTGCAAAAGAACCTATTGTTCCGTTAAAAAGCCAGCTGAACCAATGGAATGCCGGAGGAAGAGCGAGGGATTTTGGAGAAGTATATATCTCCATACCAGCAGAGACTAGAAATAATGCTCCTGATTTTTTCCCAAGCAAAGACACTATTTTCAACTTAAAAATTCCAAACGGAAATGTTTTTTCTGCAAAAGTTTGCCAGCAGGATAGCAAAGCTTTAATGACGAACCCAAACAACGCCATGGCCGATTGGATTTTAAGAGAAATTCTAGCTTTAGCCGAAGGCGAAATTCTAACCTATGACAAGCTTAAGGAAATTGGATACGACAGCGTGAAAATCACCAAATCAAGTAATGATGAGTACTTCATAGATTTTACTCCTTTGGATGAATATGAAAAATTCATTGAAAAAAGCAAAGAGGATTTAGCTTAA